A window from Citrus sinensis cultivar Valencia sweet orange chromosome 5, DVS_A1.0, whole genome shotgun sequence encodes these proteins:
- the LOC112497624 gene encoding receptor-like protein 7 produces the protein MGLSSICLFTIFIRLVFPFFFFNFTIANFTASSMLPLCHDDERSALLQFKDSRISGDFYAWKFDCRPTIASWKPEEGNVDCCSWDGVHCNKKTGHVIKLDLSHSCLFGSINSSSSLSKLVHLEWLNLAFNDFNSSEIPPEIINLSRLSYLNLSGTSLSGQIPSEILKLSNLVSLDLSLNDVPGGRLELQKPNFVNLVEKLSNLKTLDLDDVSIYSTIPHNIGNLSSLMFVSLRNCELQGRIPSSLGNLSKLLHLDLSLNELQGELPVSVGNLHSLKELDLSANFLLSEWPISIGNLSSLKELDLSQNRFFGELPISIGNLGSLKELDLSRNGFFGELPTSIRNLFSLEKLDLSFNKFLGEFPWSTGNFSSLKRLDLNSCGFWGKVPHSIGNFSRLQFLYIGINNFSGDLLGSIGNLRSLKAIYIAKCNFSGQITSSLRNLTQLIVFDMAQNSYRGTIELDVLLINWKNLEVLALSLNRLSVLTKATSNTTSQKIQYIGMRSCNLTKFPNFLENQHHLLVLDLSDNKIQGKAPKWLLDPNMQNLNALNLSHNLLTGLDQHPVVLPGNKGDLVTFDLSSNNLQGPLPVPPPGTINYLVSNNSLTGEIPSGICNLNILESLVLSNNNLSGLLPQCLGNFSDELSVLDLQDNFFFGTIPNTFIKESGLGVIDLSHNLFQGRIPRSLINCSKLEFLGLGNNQISDTFPSWLGTLPKLNVLILRSNIFYGVIEETRTGCGFSKLRIIDLSNNRFTGKLPAKSFLCWNAMKFVNTSELRYLQDVLFPYGQMSNIVVSTYDYSMTMNSKGRMMTYNKIPDILAGIILSNNRFDGAIPASIANLKGLQVLNLQNNNLQGHIPSCLGNLTNLESMDLSNNKFSGRIPQQLVELTFLAFFNVSDNYLTGPIPQGKQFATFDNTSFDGNSGLCGRPLSKGCESGEAPTNEDHTEGSEESLFSGASDWKIILTGYVGGLVAGLVLGFNFSTGIIRWILEKLGMQQKATRRRRRRRN, from the exons ATGGGTTTATCCTCTATATGTTTATTCACAATATTCATACGGTTAgtttttcccttctttttctttaattttacaattgctAACTTCACTGCTTCTTCTATGCTGCCACTCTGCCATGATGATGAGCGCTCTGCTTTGTTGCAATTCAAAGATAGCCGCATCAGTGGTGATTTTTATGCTTGGAAATTTGACTGTCGTCCTACAATAGCATCATGGAAGCCAGAAGAAGGTAACGTTGATTGTTGCTCTTGGGACGGCGTTCATTGCAATAAGAAGACTGGTCATGTCATCAAGCTTGACCTCTCCCATAGCTGCCTTTTTGGTTCTATCAACTCTAGCAGCAGCCTTTCCAAGCTTGTCCATCTCGAGTGGCTTAATCTTGCTTTTAATGACTTCAATTCCTCCGAAATCCCACCAGAAATCATCAACCTTTCGAGGTTATCATACTTGAACCTCTCTGGAACTTCTTTATCTGGTCAAATACCATCAGAAATTCTAAAGCTCTCCAACTTGGTTTCCCTTGATTTATCACTAAATGATGTTCCTGGTGGTAGACTTGAACTCCAGAAGCCCAATTTCGTAAATTTAGTCGAGAAGTTAAGCAATCTAAAAACACTTGACCTTGAtgatgtttctatttattcaaCGATACCTCATAACATCGGAAATCTATCTTCTTTgatgtttgtttctcttcgaAACTGTGAATTGCaag GAAGAATTCCATCTTCGCTCGGTAATCTATCGAAGCTCCTTCATTTAGACCTTTCACTAAATGAATTACAGGGTGAGCTGCCTGTTTCTGTTGGTAATCTTCATTCATTGAAAGAACTAGATCTCTCcgcaaattttttgttgagtGAGTGGCCTATTTCCATTGGAAATCTTAGTTCTTTGAAAGAACTTGACCTTTcacaaaatagattttttggTGAGTTACCTATTTCCATAGGAAATCTTGGTTCTTTGAAAGAACTTGACCTTTCACGAAATGGATTTTTTGGTGAGTTGCCTACTTCCATTcgaaatcttttttctttggaaaaaCTTGAcctttcatttaataaatttttgggtGAGTTTCCATGGTCGACTGGAAATTTCAGTTCTTTGAAGCGATTAGATCTAAACTCATGTGGTTTTTGGGGCAAAGTTCCACATTCAATTGGTAATTTCAGCCGGCTACAATTTTTGTATATtggaattaataatttttcggGTGACTTACTTGGTTCCATTGGAAATCTTAGGTCGTTGAAAGCAATATATATCGCTAAGTGTAATTTTTCAGGTCAAATTACATCTTCACTCAGAAATCTTACCCAACTTATCGTCTTTGACATGGCTCAAAATTCTTATAGAGGAACGATTGAGTTAGATGTTTTACTTATTAACTGGAAAAATTTGGAAGTTTTAGCTCTATCATTAAATAGGTTGTCAGTGCTCACCAAAGCCACTTCTAATACCACTTCACAGAAAATTCAGTACATAGGAATGCGTTCATGCAATCTtacaaaatttccaaatttctTGGAAAACCAACATCATTTGCTGGTCCTGGACCTCTCTGACAATAAAATTCAAGGAAAAGCACCTAAATGGTTGTTAGACCCCAATATGCAGAATCTCAATGCCTTGAACCTTTCGCATAACTTGTTAACCGGGCTTGATCAGCATCCTGTTGTTCTTCCAGGGAATAAAGGTGATTTGGTAACTTTTGATCTTAGCTCTAATAATTTACAAGGACCACTCCCTGTTCCACCCCCTGGAACCATTAACTATCTAGTGTCAAACAACAGCTTAACAGGGGAAATTCCATCGGGGATATGCAATTTGAATATTCTTGAAAGTCTTGTTTTGTCTAACAATAACTTAAGTGGCTTGCTTCCTCAGTGTTTAGGCAATTTCAGCGACGAACTTTCGGTGCTCGACTTGCAGGACAACTTCTTCTTTGGGACCATCCCAAATACTTTCATTAAAGAAAGTGGATTAGGTGTGATTGATTTAAGCCATAATCTGTTCCAGGGAAGAATTCCAAGATCATTGATCAACTGTTCAAAGTTGGAATTTCTTGGTCTTGGGAACAACCAAATTAGTGACACTTTTCCCTCTTGGTTAGGAACTCTTCCAAAATTAAATGTTCTCATCCTACGATCCAACATATTTTATGGCGTTATAGAAGAAACCAGAACTGGTTGTGGATTTTCTAAACTCCGCATTATTGACCTATCTAACAATAGATTTACTGGAAAGCTTCCAGCAAAGAGTTTCCTGTGTTGGAATGCCATGAAATTTGTCAATACAAGTGAGCTAAGATATCTGCAAGATGTGCTTTTTCCGTACGGACAAATGTCCAATATTGTAGTTAGTACTTATGACTACTCAATGACAATGAACAGCAAAGGGCGAATGATGACATATAACAAGATTCCGGATATCCTCGCGGGCATTATTCTCTCAAACAATAGATTTGATGGGGCGATTCCAGCATCAATTGCGAATTTAAAGGGACTTCAAGTTCTAAACCTCCAGAACAATAATCTCCAAGGCCATATTCCGTCATGTTTGGGCAATCTAACAAATTTGGAATCAATGGATCTCTCAAACAACAAGTTTTCAGGACGGATTCCTCAACAACTGGTTGAGCTTACATTTCTTGCATTCTTCAATGTCTCGGACAATTACCTTACAGGGCCTATACCACAAGGAAAGCAATTTGCTACATTTGACAACACTTCTTTCGACGGCAACTCAGGATTGTGTGGAAGGCCTTTGTCCAAAGGATGTGAGAGTGGTGAAGCTCCAACAAATGAAGATCATACTGAAGGCTCGGAGGAGTCCCTGTTTTCAGGCGCATCTGATTGGAAAATCATTCTGACTGGCTATGTGGGCGGACTTGTGGCAGGATTGGTTCTTGGGTTCAACTTCAGCACAGGAATTATCAGATGGATTCTGGAGAAGTTGGGAATGCAGCAAAAGGCAAcaaggaggaggaggagacGTAGAAACTGA